The following proteins are encoded in a genomic region of Nitratireductor sp. GISD-1A_MAKvit:
- a CDS encoding ABC transporter substrate-binding protein, translating to MKAHLKTSVAALALLWLPGQAMADMAAAEKWIDSEFQPSSLSREEQLAEMEWFIKAAEPLQGMEINVLSETIPTHSYESETLTKAFEEITGIKVNHQLLGEGEVVQAVQTQMQTNRNLYDAYVNDADLVGTHSRLQSAVNLTDWMEGEGADVTSPTLDLEDFIGIASATGPDGKLWQLPDQQFANLYWFRKDWFDRPEIKEKFKEKYGYELGVPVNWSAYEDIADFFTNDVKEIDGVRVYGHMDYGKRAPDLGWRMTDAWLSMAGAGSKGLPNGRPIDEWGIRMEEGSCNPSGASVSRGGAANGPAAVYAIRKWDEWLRQYAPPGAADLDFYQSLPALSQGNVAQQIFWYTAFTADMVKPKSEGNNTVDDEGNLLWKMAPSPHGPYWEEGMKLGYQDVGSWTLFKSTPVDRRKAAWLYAQFVTSKTVDVKKSHVGLTIIRDSTVNHESFTERSPKLGGLVEFYRSPDRILWTDTGVNVPDYPKLAQIWWQQIGDVNSGAFTPQEAMDRLAGEMDITMARMQAADESANVYGGCGPRLNEEKDPSEWIGKGGAKAKLENEKPQGETIVYEEIVKRWQ from the coding sequence ATGAAAGCGCATTTGAAGACTTCTGTCGCAGCGCTTGCCCTGCTCTGGCTACCCGGCCAGGCCATGGCAGACATGGCGGCTGCGGAAAAATGGATCGACAGTGAATTCCAGCCTTCCTCGCTCAGCCGTGAGGAGCAGCTGGCGGAAATGGAATGGTTCATCAAGGCAGCTGAACCATTGCAGGGCATGGAGATCAATGTCCTCTCCGAAACCATCCCGACACATTCCTACGAGTCCGAAACCCTCACCAAAGCGTTTGAGGAGATCACCGGCATCAAGGTCAACCACCAACTTCTGGGCGAAGGCGAGGTGGTGCAGGCCGTACAGACCCAGATGCAGACCAACCGCAATCTCTACGACGCCTATGTCAACGATGCCGATCTGGTGGGCACGCATTCGCGCCTCCAGAGCGCGGTCAATCTTACCGACTGGATGGAAGGCGAGGGTGCAGACGTCACCTCACCGACGCTTGATCTTGAGGATTTCATCGGCATTGCCTCCGCGACCGGACCGGACGGCAAGCTCTGGCAATTGCCCGATCAGCAGTTTGCCAACCTCTACTGGTTCCGTAAGGACTGGTTTGATCGCCCTGAAATCAAAGAGAAATTCAAGGAGAAATACGGTTACGAGCTTGGCGTTCCGGTCAACTGGTCTGCCTATGAGGACATCGCTGACTTCTTCACCAACGATGTGAAGGAGATCGATGGTGTTCGCGTCTATGGTCACATGGATTACGGCAAGCGGGCACCGGATCTAGGCTGGCGCATGACCGATGCCTGGCTCTCCATGGCCGGCGCGGGCTCCAAGGGGCTGCCCAATGGTCGACCCATCGACGAATGGGGCATCCGCATGGAGGAGGGTTCCTGCAACCCATCCGGCGCATCCGTCAGCCGGGGTGGTGCTGCCAATGGACCGGCCGCCGTCTACGCCATCCGCAAATGGGATGAGTGGCTACGCCAGTATGCGCCGCCCGGGGCCGCCGATCTTGACTTCTACCAGTCGCTGCCGGCGCTCAGCCAGGGCAATGTCGCCCAGCAGATCTTCTGGTACACCGCCTTCACCGCGGACATGGTGAAGCCGAAGAGCGAGGGCAACAACACCGTCGATGACGAAGGCAATCTGCTCTGGAAGATGGCGCCGTCACCGCACGGCCCCTATTGGGAAGAGGGCATGAAGCTTGGCTATCAGGATGTTGGCTCCTGGACGCTGTTCAAGTCCACGCCTGTGGATCGCCGCAAGGCGGCCTGGCTCTACGCCCAGTTCGTCACCTCGAAAACGGTCGACGTGAAGAAGAGCCATGTCGGCCTCACGATCATTCGCGATTCCACGGTGAATCACGAATCATTTACCGAGCGCTCTCCGAAGCTCGGCGGGCTGGTCGAGTTCTATCGCTCGCCGGATCGGATTCTGTGGACGGACACGGGCGTTAACGTGCCGGACTATCCAAAGCTCGCCCAGATCTGGTGGCAGCAGATCGGCGACGTGAACTCCGGCGCCTTCACCCCACAGGAGGCGATGGATCGTCTGGCCGGCGAAATGGATATCACCATGGCCCGCATGCAGGCAGCCGATGAAAGCGCCAATGTCTATGGCGGATGCGGTCCGCGCCTGAACGAGGAAAAGGATCCGTCCGAGTGGATCGGCAAGGGTGGCGCAAAAGCCAAACTCGAGAACGAGAAGCCCCAGGGCGAAACCATCGTTTACGAGGAAATCGTCAAGCGCTGGCAGTAA